From the Leptotrichia sp. oral taxon 221 genome, one window contains:
- a CDS encoding thermonuclease family protein, with translation MLGTVFVLIVILMAFMMNFNKNSNKANAGTKTEIGKNIGKNNSIASNGKYQVLKVSDGDTINVQKVENGKLVDEVVKIRMYGIDAPEKTQDYGPESRAALAKIIGNNLVEIEVKNRDRYGRSVAVVYVNGKNVNQEMVRTGNAWWYYEYDKKDTEMEQLQANAKKNKLGLFSKRGYVEPWIYRKEKKAQTSTKPRVRRK, from the coding sequence ATGTTGGGAACAGTATTTGTGCTAATTGTTATTTTAATGGCATTTATGATGAATTTTAATAAAAATTCTAACAAGGCAAATGCTGGGACAAAAACAGAAATTGGAAAGAATATTGGAAAAAATAATTCAATAGCGTCAAATGGAAAATATCAAGTTTTAAAAGTGAGTGATGGAGATACAATTAATGTACAGAAAGTTGAGAATGGGAAACTTGTTGATGAGGTTGTGAAAATAAGAATGTATGGAATTGACGCTCCAGAAAAAACACAAGATTACGGTCCAGAAAGCCGAGCAGCTTTAGCAAAAATTATTGGAAATAATTTGGTTGAAATTGAAGTGAAAAATCGAGATAGATATGGTCGTTCAGTAGCAGTTGTTTATGTAAATGGGAAAAATGTCAATCAAGAGATGGTTCGAACTGGAAATGCGTGGTGGTATTACGAATATGACAAAAAAGATACTGAGATGGAGCAATTACAAGCTAATGCGAAGAAAAATAAGCTAGGATTATTTTCAAAAAGAGGTTATGTAGAACCTTGGATTTATAGAAAAGAGAAAAAAGCTCAAACATCAACTAAACCAAGGGTTAGAAGAAAATAA